The genomic segment TGTATTTATTATTAAAAAACCTACAACAAAGATAACATTTTCAAGTATTGAATCGGTTTTAACTGTATTTTCAAATAAAATTTTTAAACCAAAACCAAGCCATAAAAGCGATATTATTACACTAAATATATTTGAAAAAATATCAAATTTTTGATTCTCAATGGCTATTTTTGCGGCATTTTCATATTCTGATTGTTCTAATACCACCGCTTCTTCTTTTGAGTGTTTTTTTATGAAGTTTATTTGAAGTAGTGATATATAGGTTTTTGCACAGACATATGCTATTAAAATAATACTTAATGTGCTAAACATATTTTTTAATCCTTTTTTATTTTATAAAGTTATCGTAAAAACTACTAATGAAAACTACTAATATTATTATAGGAATTATAAATTTCACATATACAAACCAAAAGTCTATAACTTTTTTGTATTTTTCACTTCCTTTTAGTATCTCTTTTTTTGCTTCATCTTTTAAAACCCAACCTACAAAGATAGCACATCCAAGAGAGGTTAGTATAAAAAATATTGTAGCACTTATAGCATCATAAGCATCAAAGATATTTTTTCCAAAAATTGTTATATCGCTTAAAATATTTGTAGCTAGCAAACTAGGTATATTTCCTAAGACAAAAATAACGCTTAAAACAATCAATATAGCTTTTTGTCTTTTTATTGATAGTTTTTCTTGAACTGTTGTGATAATAACCTCGTATATTGGCAAAGATGTTGTTAGCGCAGCTATCATTAGCAGTGTAAAAAATCCAACAGCAAAAACCTCTCCGCCCCACATATGAGAAAATACTATTGGAAGACTTTTAAAGACCAGACTAGGGCCACTGTTTGGCTCTATGCCAAATGTAAAAAGAGATGGAAAAATCATAAAACCAGCCAAAATAGCTATACCTGTATTTAAAAAGCCAGTTATAACAGAGATTTTGACTAAATTTTCATCTTTTTTAACAAAACTTGATAATGTTATCATAACCCCAAATCCAAGCGATAAAGCAAAAAATACTTGCCCTAACACATCAACAAATAACTTTGCATTTATCTTTGAAAAATCAGGTGTAAGATAAAACTTAATTCCTTCTAATGCACCATCTAGCGTTATATTTCTTATTACCATGGTTATCATAAGTAAAAAAAGTATTGGCATTAGGTATTTTGCTGAACGCTCTATGCCATCAACCGCTCCTTTTATAAGAATTATATAGTTTATAATAACAAATATCAAAGTTGCTATTGCTATATGCAAAGGAGATGAATTTATATTTTCGTTATAAAATTTACTTGTTACTTCAAGTGTTATATTTGATGATAGGTTCAAAACTCCGGTTGCTATTTTGGCTATATAGTTTAAAACCCAACCGCCTATAACCATATAATATGCCATTATTCCAAATGCTCCCATAAGACCCATATATCCTATAATTTTCCAAAATTTATTTATTTTCTTATGTCCCCCAAAGGCGTCTATGGCATTTATCTTAAGTCTTCTTCCTATGGCATTTTCAACAAGTATCATAGGTATGCCTATAACTATCATTGCTATACAAAATACTAAGACATAAGCTCCCCCGCCGTTTTGACCAACAAGGTATGGAAAACGCCAAGTAGCGCCAAAGCCAACTGTTGCTCCAGCAACAGCTAAAATATATGTAAGTTGTGAACTCCAGTTTTTTCTTTCTTTCAAAATAAACCTTTAGAAAAATTTAAAGCATTTATTTTACCTAAAAAATGCTTATATATAAAAAAAGTGTAATTTTATGGACTTAAATTTAAAATTTATATAATAATTTATGTTAAAAATTATCTATGTTTTAAAAAATTAATAAGTATTTTTTGCTTTATTTTTTGTATTTCTTGCGCGATTTCTTCTTTTTCAAATCCGTTTTTTATAATTGTATCTACATCAATTTTTATATCAAATTTATTATCAAAAAATCCAAGTTTTTTAGCTTGTTTTATTCTTTGTGGCGTGTATAAACCAAGCCATTTATTTAGCGGTTGATCGGTCGCTATTTCAAGCATTTGGATGTCTTTTATCTTTTTATGAAAATACTTTTGCTTTTGAAGATTTGCAAATTTTTTTGTTAGGTTTAGGTTTGATAGTAAGATTTTAGTATCTAAATTAAAATACCCACACAAAAGATATATAAAAAATTGTTCATCTTTTATAAATTTGCGACCATGTTTTAATTTACGACTAAAGCTTATAAATTCGTTATTTTTTATGCTTAAATTAAAAATTTCTTTTAAAAGATTTAATTCATAAAGATAATAAAATCCTATATGCAAAAACTCAGCTTTAAAAAATTTCATCAGCTCAGATGTTATTCTATCTTTACTTATATATTTTATTCTTATGTTTTTCATTATATTTAATGTGTTTTTTTCTATCTTAAAGCCAAATCTTGCACTAAACTGTATACCTCGAAGCACTCTTAATGGGTCTTCGCAAAATTTATGATCATCTATGTGTTTTAAAACTCTTTTTTTTATATCTGTTATGCCATTATTATGATCAATTATTTCGCCATTAAAAATATTTATCATTATTGAGTTTATTGTAAAATCGCGTCTTATTGATGCTTGTTTTGTGTCATTGCAATAAAAAACATCAAAATCAGTATGTTTTAAACCGGTTTTGTTTTCTGTTCTTGGAAGACCTAAGTCAAATTCTTTGTATTTGTATATAAAATAGCTTTTTCCAACACCTTTGGCACCTATTTTTTGCATAATTTTTTCAAATTTTTCAGGCAAAATATCATAAACTTCTATATCAAAATCACTGCTTTTAATTCCTAAAAAACTATCCCTTACACATCCACCTACTAAGTAGGCTCTTTTTGTGTAAGGCGATAGTATGTCTTTTATCTCTTGTAACTGTTTAGTTTTTAATATTTTGAAGTCTATTTTCAACATTTGCAAGTGTAAATTCAAGAAATTTTAGTGTTAGCTCTAATCTATTTTCTAAGTTCTGCTCGGAAGTTTCATTTAAACCTTCAAATAAAACCTCTATTCGCTCTTTTAGATTGTTTAAAAATATCTCTTCACTTGGTAGTATTTTTTCTATTTCTTCCTCTATATCCGATTTTTCAATAACTTCTTCTTTTGTAGGCGTTGTTTGTATCTCTTCTGTTGTTTTTATCTGAAAAACAGGTTTTTTTTCTTCTAATGCTTGTATATTTTCAAGTTCAGCATTTACCTCATCTATTGCCATTTTTGCTATATCATCAAGTTTCATAATTTTATAAGCCACCTTTTAAATTCATTTATTTCCTCAGGGGTACTCATATCAACAAAAAAATCTTTCATTTGTTCATTTTTTATCTTTATACTTCTTCTTATACCGCTAAGTCTTCTTATTGCACTTATTGCTTCTTTATTGTTCGGATCTGCTTTTAGTATATTTTTGTACACTTCTAAAGCATCATCTTTAAGACCTTGTGATTCATATATTAATGCTTTTGTGATTGTATTTAACATCAAATAAGTCCTGCTATAATACTTCCTATTTCATCTGTTGTGCAAATTTCTTTAGCATCAAAAGCCGAAATATCTTTTGTTCTATATCCTTGTGATAAAGCCTTTTTTACAGCTTCATCTATAGCCAAAGAAGCTTCTTTTTCATTTAAAGCATATCTTAACATCATTGAAGCACTTAAAATAGTAGCTATTGGGTTTGCTATACCTTGACCAGCTATATCAGGTACAGACCCATGCATGGGTTCATAAATTCCAACCTTGCTCCCTATACTGGCACTAGGTAAAAGCCCCATAGATCCACATATTATACTTGCTTCGTTGCTTAAAATATCTCCAAAAAGATTTTCTGTTAAAATTACATCAAACTGCTTTGGATTTCTAATAAGTTGCATAGTTGCATCATCTACATACATAAAGCTAAGTTCTATCTCTGGATAGTCTTTTGAAACTTCAGATACAACCTCTCTCCAAAGTTCTGATGTTTCAAGGATATTTGACTTATCTACCATGCAAACTTTTTTATTTCTTTTGACAGCAGCTTCAAATGCAACTTTTGAAATTCTTTGTATTTCTGCTTCGGAATATACCATTGTATTAAATGCACTATCTTTTTTTCTCTCTCTTGGTTGTCCAAAATATATACCACCGGTCAATTCACGAACAACTAAGATATCAATACCTTTTATAACATCAGCTTTTAGGGTGCTTTTTTCTATAAGCTCATCAAAGATAATAGCAGGTCTTAAATTTGCAAAAGTTTCAAGACTTTTTCTGAGTTTTACAAGCCCGCTTTCAGGATGTTTGTCTTTAGGAAGATTGTCCCATTTTTCACCACCAATAGCGCCAAATAAAACAGCATCGGCGCTTAATGCACTATTTATAGTTTCATCTGGCAATGGCTCTCCAAAAACTTCATAAGCACATCCGCCCATAAGTTTGTGATCATATTCTAATTCAAATCCAAATTTTACAGAAGCAACATCTAAAACCTTTATAGCCTCATCAACTATCTCAGGCCCTATGCCATCACCTTTTATAACACAAATTTTATATTTTTTCATATATGTTACCCTTATTTTATACTACAAAAAACTTTTTACTAAACTTTTGTATAAACTTAAGCTCATCTTATCTTTGTTGATCCAATTGTTGGTATCTATTTGCAAAAAACAACTTTTTTTAATTGTTAATAAATTTATATTAAGGCTAATGTCTTTGAAATTCCAAACTTTACCAGCCATAATTTACAACCTTAAATTATTTATTATATTTTATCAAAACTAAAATTTTAAATCAATTTTGTTTAAAAAAATTATCAACAGCTTCGCATATTGTATGTATTACAAAAATATGCATCTCTTGGATTCTTGGTGTGTCTGATGATGGGGCTATAAAGTTTATATCACACACATCATTCATTTTACCACCATCTCTACCACTTAAGCCTATTGTTTTAGCACCAATATCTTTGGCTTTTAAAAAAGCATTGATTACATTAGCACTATTTCCACTTGTTGAAATTCCAACCAACACATCATCTTTATTTGCTAGTCCCTCAACTTGGCGAGAAAAAACAACATCATATCCATAGTCATTTCCTATGGCTGTTAAAGCAGATGTATCTGTCGTGATAGCGATAGCTGGTAGCGCTTTTCTTTCTGTTTTGTATCTTCCGATAAGCTCAGCCGCAAAGTGTTGAGCATCGGCAGCACTTCCACCATTTCCGCATATTAAAATTTTATTTCCATTGCTTAGTGCTTGGGTTATTATTTTTGATATTTTTTCAATATCATTTGTCAAATCTTGCATTTTGTTTGCAGTATCTATATGTGATCGCAGCTCATTTTTTATCATATCTTGCATTATTTTTTATCCTATTTATTATATTAGTTGTGCTTTTGTTTGGCACAAACTCAACCAATCTTACATCTTTGACTAAATCACTACCGACTACATCTTTATCTTTATAATCAGCACCTTTTACAAGTATGTCTGGTTTTAGTTTTTTGATAAGTTCATAAGGTGTGTCTTCATCAAAGATAATAACATAATCAACAAAACCAAGCGAACTTAACATACTTGCTCTATCGTTTTGATTGTTTATAGGGCGAGTTTCGCCTTTTAGTCTTCTTACTGAATCATCAGAGTTTAGACCAACTACTAAAATATCTCCAAAATCCCTAGCTTTTGATAGGTATTTTGTGTGCCCAACATGTAAAATATCAAAGCAACCATTTGTGAAAACAAGCTTTTTATTACCTTTTTTTGATAAAATCACAAGTGCTTCTTCAATACTTTTTATCTTATGCTCAAAATCAACATTAGCTCTACTTCTTAAAAGCTCTTCCATCTCACCAAAAGTAGCTGTTGCGCTTCCTATCTTTCCTACTACGACAGCAGCTGCCAAGTTTGCTGTTTTTATAGCATCTTTTATATCATAATTACTTGCTAGCATAAATCCAAGTGTAGCAAGCACTGTATCTCCAGCACCGGTAACATCAAATACCTCTTTACCCTCGGCTTCAAATATTTCTAGGTTTTCATCAAAAAGTGCTATTCCTTCTTCTGATAGTGTTATTAAAGAATACCTTAATGAAATTTCATCTTTAAGTTTTTTTATAGCTTTTACTAAGCTATCTTTGTCTTTTATATTTATATTTGTTGCTTGAGAAGCCTCTTTTTTATTTGGTGTTAGAAGTGTTGCATTTTTGTATTTTATATAATCATCTCCTTTTGGATCGATTAATACATATTTATTATGCTTATTGCACTCTTTTATTATACTTTGGCATACATTATCAGTTAAGACACCTTTTGCATAATCACTAAGCAATACAAGATCAAAATTGCCAAGATTTTTTGTTACCATAGAGACAAAATCATCTTGCATATTTATATCGCCAATACTCTCTTTATCTATTCTAACAACTTGTTGATGAGACGCCATAACTCTACTTTTTATAGAGCTTTCACGACCTTTTTCTTTTATGATAAGACTTGTATCGGCACCAACTTGTCCTAAAATTTCTATGATTTTTTCTCCAGTGTTATCTTCTCCTATCACACTTGCTACATTTACTTTTGCTCCAAGAGATATTAGATTTTCTACAACATTTCCAGCACCACCAAGTTTATATGTTTCATTTGTAGTTTTTACAACTTGAACTGGTGCTTCTGGAGAAATTCTATCGCACTGTCCCCATATGTAGTGATCAAGCATCAAATCACCAACTACTAAAATTTTAACATCTTTATACATTGATTTCTTCTTTATATATTCTTATTATTTCTGGTAGATAGTCTTTGATTCCATCTTCTAAGCTCCATTCGCTTTTGTATCCAAGTTCTTTTTCGCTAGAGTTAACATCAGCTTGTGTATGAAACTGATATGAGCCTAAAAATGGATTTTTTATATAAGTATTTCCTAAATTTGTACCAAGTTCTTTTTGTAGTATATCTGCTATATCTTGAAAGCTTCTTGCTGTTCCTGTTGCTGCATTATATGTGCCACTTTTTGCATTTATGGCTTTTATGTTTGCTCCAATTATATCTTTTATATATACAAAATCGCGTTTTATTTTATCGCTATTTTCAAAAAGGCAAGGTGCTTTTCCTGAGAGTATTTGAAGCCCAAATTGTAAAACCATGGATGCTGTTTTATTTTTAAAAAACTCACCTTTTCCATAAACATTAAAATATCTAAGACCAACTATTTGTAGTCCCTTTTTTGTATATGTTTTGCTTATATTATCCATACTTAGTTTTGAAAAACCATAAGCATTGTTGGGGCTTTCGCACTCTCCGACTTTTTGAGGACTTTTTGCATTTCCGTATGTTGCAGCAGAACTCGCATATATCATTTTTGAGTTTATATCTTTGCAAATATCAAGCAAATCAACAAAAGCATTTACATTTGTTCTTATTATTTCATCTTGTTCTTTTACTGTTGTGTCTGAAATAGCAGCTTCATGATAGATTATATCTGGTTTGAATTGTTTTATTTTTTCAAGAGTTTTTTTGCTGTTTATATCGCCTTCAAAAACCTCTCCTTTAAATCCTATTAAATTCTTATAGTGTCCAAAACTCTTTAAATTTCCATTGCTAAATGTTTCATTGTTTCTAAATTTATCAACAACTAAAACCTCTGTATCTTTAAAATTTTCATCAAAATAATGTGCTAAAGCTGAGCCTATAAATCCAGCCCCACCGGTAATTACTATTTTTTTATTATCTAAGTTCATAAATTTTCCTTATCTTTTAAAAAATCAAAAACGTCTTTTGCGTTTTTAAAATTTATATTGTCTATTAAAAAATTAAGCCCAACACCAGCATTTTTACCAGCCGCAATATCACTTTTTTTATCTCCTATCATTATAGAATCTTTTAATGATATATTAAATTCACTAGATGCATCTAGTATCATTTTAGGGCTTGGTTTTCTGCAATCACACATTTGTTCGGGAGAATGTGGACAAAAAAACACTTTTTGTATACAAATTCCTTCATTTTTGAGCTTTTTAATCATAAAATTTGTGATGTTTTCAAAATCCTGTAATGTATAATAGCCTCTTTGTATTCCTGATTGATTTGTTATTATTATCAGTTTGTATCCAAATGAGATAAAACCCTTTAATGCTTCAAAGATACCATCACAAAATACAAAATTTTCAGGCTTATATACATATCCAAAATCTACATTTATAACGCCATCTCTATCTAAAAATATTGCTTTATTTTTATCCATAATCAAAATTATACCAAAAAATTATATTTACTTTTATGTTATACAATAAAAGCCATTTTATTAAAAAAGGATAATGTATGAAAAAATTACTTATTATTTCTGGAGCTATTGCTATGTTTGCGACCTGTAGTTTTGCTGCTGATGGTTCTACTTTGTATAAAAAATGTATAGCTTGTCATGGAGCTAAAGCGGAAAAGAAATTTAATAATAAAGTTGGACCTTTAAATACTCTTTCAAAAGAAGATATTGTTTCTTCTTTAAAGGGTTATAAAGATGGTAGTATAAATAAATATGCTATGGGTGCTATGATGAAGCCTGTTGCAAAACCTCTTAGTGACGATGACATGAATGCTGTTGCTGATTATATACAGACTTTAAAATAATAATTGGGTGGATTTTTCCACCTAATTTTAAAATTTTTCTTAATTTTTAAAATTAAAGTGATATAATTTGTTTTATTGTTCATAAATTATTTTTAGGAGTAACAATGAAGCAAATTGGAATTATAGGCGGAATGGGTCCGCTTGCTACTATAGATCTTTATAATAAAATAGTATCTTTAACCCCAGCCACTTGTGATCAAAAACATATTCATGTAGTCATAGACAGTTATCCACAAATTGAAGATAGAACAAAATTTATCATAGATAATGAAAAAAGTCCTATTGATAAGCTTGTTGAGAGCGCAAAGAGATTAAAAACAGCTGGTTGTGATGCTATAATCATTTCTTGTAATACAGCTCACTATTTTGCCGAAGAAATTGAAAAACAAGCAAATGTAAAAATTTTATATATAACAAAAATAGCCATTGAAGCTATAAAAAAAATATATCCAAATGCAAAAGATATTGCTGTAATAGCAACTAGCGGAACAAAAAAGGGTAGGGTATATGATAAGATACTAGAAGAAAACGGCTTAAATAGTGTTAGTTTTACAAATGAACAACAAAAAGCCTTAATGGACTGTATATACAAAGGTGTAAAAGCTGGTAAAACCAAAGATTATGTTTCACTTTTTAATAAAATTATTTCAGAGATTAAGGCTGATGTTTATATAGCTGCTTGTACTGAAATTCCAATGTTTTTGGAGTATTTAGATAAACCATATAATTTTATAGATGCTACGTTAGAATTAGCTAAATATACCGTTAATTATGCATTGGAAAAATAGTATATTTTATATAAATTTTTAAGTTTAAGTATCTGTGATGTATAATTTGTGGATTTTATTTTAAGGATAGGATATATATGGGAAGAGCGTTTGAATATAGAAGAGCTGCCAAAGAAGCTAGATGGGATAAAATGAGTAAGGTTTTTCCAAAACTTTCTAAAGCTATAACAGTTGCTGCAAAAGAAGGTGGAACTGACCCTGATATGAACCCAAAACTTCGTGCAGCAATAGCAGCTGCTAAAGCTGAAAATATGCCAAAAGACAATATAGACTCTGCTATAAAAAGAGCAAATGGTAAAGATAGTTCTGATATAAAGACTATATTTTATGATGGAAAAGCTGCTCACGGAACACAAATAATAGTAGAATGTGCTACTGATAATCCAACAAGAACAGTTGCCAATGTAAAAGCTATTTTTAATAAAAATGGTGGCGAGATGTTGCCAAGTGGAAGTCTTAGTTTTATGTTTTCAAGAAAAAGCGTTTTTGAGATTGTAAAGCCTGATTGCGATTTGGAAGAATTAGAGCTAAATTTGATAGATTTTGGTCTTACTGAGCTTGAAGTAGAGGAAGATAGTGTTGTTATTTATGGTGAATATACTAGTTTTGGAACTCTTAGTGAAGGCATAGAAAAAAATGGGCTTGAGCTCAAAAAAGGTTCGCTTCAATATATTCCAAACTCTACAATACATTTAAATGAGTCCGAAATGGTAGATGTAGAAAAGCTTCTTGATAAGTTAGAAGATGATGACGATGTTCAATCAGTATATACAAATATAGAATAATAAAAAATTAGGAGATAAAATGAGAGAAGAATTAAAAGTTTATGATATAAATTTAGATGAACTAAAGAAAAATAAATTTGCTGTATTGCATACCGAAAAAGGAGATATAAAGCTTGAGCTTTTCCACGAAGAAGCACCACAGGCTGTTATGAATTTTGTAAGTTTGATAAACTCAGGATTTTATAACGGATTAAATTTTCATAGAGTGATTAAAAACTTTGTAATACAAGGCGGTTGCCCTCATGGAAATGGAATGGGTGGACCAGGATATAGAATCAAATGTGAATGTGATAATCAAAATGTAAGACACGAAAGAGGAACTCTATCTATGGCTCACGCTGGTAGAGATACTGGTGGTTCTCAGTTTTTTATATGTCATAGTGCACAACCACATCTTGATGGTGTGCATACTGTTTTTGGAAAATGTGCTGATAACGAAAGCTTGAAAGTGTTAGATAGTATAGAAGCTATGAATAAGATAGTTTCAGCTGAAATTTTATCAAAATAATGATTTTTGCAAACTTTATCAATAAAAGGCAAAACAATAAAATGTTAAAGATTTTTACAAGTCTTGCTTTCTGGGTTATATTTGCTATTATAGCTGGTATTGTTGTTGGGATACAATTTCCTGACATAGGAGTTGGTAGCAAGCCTGGGATTGATTATTTTATAAAGACTCTAAAACTTCTTATAGGGCCAATTATATTTTTAACAATAGTTTCTGGGATAGTTGGTCTTGAGAGTTTAAAAGAGCTTGGTAGCATAGGCTTAAAGTCGTTTATATATTTTGAGATAGTAAGCACACTAGCTTTATCTATTGGTATATTTTTTGGAGAAACAATAAAGCCTGGACATGGTATGCATCTTGATTGGACAAAGCTTGATGCTAGTAGTATTGATAAATATACACATATAGATAGAGATGTTGGCTCTATGTGGTCTATATTAAAAAGTGCTGTTCCAAGCGATCCTATAAGTCCTTTTATATATTCAAATACTCTACAAGTGCTTTTTATGGCTCTTGTGGTTGCAATATTTTTGTCATTTTTAAACCCAACTCGTAAAAAACAATGTTTAAAACCTCTGGAATTTATACAACATTATGTCTTAAAACTACTTAGTTTTTTAATGCTTTTTAGCCCTATAGCTGCATTTTCTGCTATGGCGTATTTGATTGGAAAATTTGGCATAGGTTCTTTGCTTGGAATGATGGAATTGCTTGCTGTAATGGCATTATCTAGTTTGTTTTTTATATTTGTGGTTTTGGGTATTATATGCTATTTTGCTAAGATAAATATATTTAAATTTATGAGGTTTATTGCCAAAGAAGTTTTAGTTGTATTTGCAACTAGTTCAAGTGAAACAGCCTTAGGACCACTTATGCAAAAACTGGAGAATGCTGGTATAAATCGTGGTGCTGTAGGGCTTATAATACCTACTGGCTACTCTTTTAATTTAGATTGCACAAATATATATCTTAGCTTAAGTGTGATATTTTTGGCTCAAGCTTTTGATGTGCCTCTTAGTTTTGAAAACCTTATTAGTGTTCTCATCGTTTTAATGATAACAAGTAAAGGCGCAGTTGGAGTAACTGGATCTGGTTTTATTGTTTTGGCTGGAACACTTGCTGCTTTACCAAATACTGGTATACCTGTTGTTGCTGTTTCTGTTTTACTTGGTGTTGATAAATTTATGTCAGAAATGCGTGCTGTTGGAAATTTATGCGGTAATGCCGTTGGTTGTGCTGTCATATCCATGTGGGATAAAAAAGTCGATCTTGCAAAATTTAAGTATGCTCTTGATAATCCTAAGGAATTTGAGTTTAAAGTTTAAATAAAGGAATATATATGAGAAGTATTAGAGATATTATGAATGAGCGTTATACGACAAAGGTATTTGATAGTAATAA from the Campylobacter pinnipediorum subsp. pinnipediorum genome contains:
- a CDS encoding peptidylprolyl isomerase; its protein translation is MREELKVYDINLDELKKNKFAVLHTEKGDIKLELFHEEAPQAVMNFVSLINSGFYNGLNFHRVIKNFVIQGGCPHGNGMGGPGYRIKCECDNQNVRHERGTLSMAHAGRDTGGSQFFICHSAQPHLDGVHTVFGKCADNESLKVLDSIEAMNKIVSAEILSK
- a CDS encoding cation:dicarboxylate symporter family transporter; translated protein: MLKIFTSLAFWVIFAIIAGIVVGIQFPDIGVGSKPGIDYFIKTLKLLIGPIIFLTIVSGIVGLESLKELGSIGLKSFIYFEIVSTLALSIGIFFGETIKPGHGMHLDWTKLDASSIDKYTHIDRDVGSMWSILKSAVPSDPISPFIYSNTLQVLFMALVVAIFLSFLNPTRKKQCLKPLEFIQHYVLKLLSFLMLFSPIAAFSAMAYLIGKFGIGSLLGMMELLAVMALSSLFFIFVVLGIICYFAKINIFKFMRFIAKEVLVVFATSSSETALGPLMQKLENAGINRGAVGLIIPTGYSFNLDCTNIYLSLSVIFLAQAFDVPLSFENLISVLIVLMITSKGAVGVTGSGFIVLAGTLAALPNTGIPVVAVSVLLGVDKFMSEMRAVGNLCGNAVGCAVISMWDKKVDLAKFKYALDNPKEFEFKV